A single window of Pyrus communis chromosome 10, drPyrComm1.1, whole genome shotgun sequence DNA harbors:
- the LOC137747507 gene encoding DNA (cytosine-5)-methyltransferase 1-like has translation MGSAAAAEAAEAAAVLETKGANGVKPPSSASSGMTKKKGKPASQKAAPAGSKTKKRDLPQSTEEPSRSRKMPKRAAACANFKEKPVHISEKSNLIETKKDRVVDQETDAILLTCGEDQDAARPNRRLTDFIVHDESGSPQPVEMLEVADMFISGTILPLNESSDKDKQRGVRCEGFGRIESWDISGYEEGSPVIWLSTDVADYDCRKPASTYRKYHDQFFEKARACIEVYKKLSKSKSDTTLDELLAGIARSMSGSKFFSGTAAIKEFVISQGEFIYDQLIGLEEASKKNDQPFAELPVLVALRDESRNCGGFVQSKPASSSGTLKIGSEDRDGETGLNTSGSSIVEAEENDDVKLARLLQEEEYWKSMKQKKRQGSASLSSKYYIKINEDELANDYPLPAYYKTSIEETDEFIVFDNDYDILNADDLPRSMLHNWSLYNSDSRLISLELLPMKPCTEIDVTIFGSGVMTADDGSGFSLDSDGSSSGPGAQDADGMPIYLSAIKEWMIELGASMVSISIRTDLAWYRLGQPSKQYALWYEPILKTAKVGRSIITLLKEQSRVARLSFADVIKRLSGFPKDHCAYISSDPAFVERYVVVHGQIILQLFSEFPDVQIKKCPFVVGLSNKMEERHHTKWLVKKKVVEKSGSNLNPRASMGPVVSKKKAMRATTTRLINRIWGEYYLNYSPEDSNEEEANGGKKEEEEVEEEEGKEDVEEDEDDEKDNPTEQAQKRSSISRQTKSCSNNKEVLWDGEPVGTTCSGEALYKCASLHGDEISVGGAVLVELDGSDELPAIYFVEYMYETRNGSKMFHGRLMERGSQTVLGNTANEREVFLTNECTNLALKDVKETAVVDIKLMPWGHQYRKENAEASRRDRERAEDRKKNGLPTEYYCKSLYCPEEGAFFNLSRDTMGLGSGACHSCKVNEAEEAKEVFKVNSSKTGFVYRGAEYSVHDYVYVSPHFFSTERMETETFKASRNLGLRAYVVCQVLEIIGTKESKRPGPESTLVKVRRFFRPEDISVEKAYGCDIREVYYSEETHIVTVDDIEGKCEVRKKSDLPVCNAPVTFEHTFFCEYLYDPSNGSIKQLPATIKLRYSTVGGDVESRKRKGKGKEGDVSEVEKQRADSEQKRLATLDIFAGCGGLSEGLRQAGVSLTKWAIEYEEPAGDAFKLNHPESLVFINNCNVILRAVMEKCGDTDDCISTSEAADFAKSLDEKVKNDLPLPGQVDFINGGPPCQGFSGMNRFNQSTWSKVQCEMILAFLSFADYFRPKYFLLENVRNFVSFNKGQTFRLTVASLLEMGYQVRFGILEAGAYGVSQSRKRAFIWAAAPDEILPEWPEPMHVFGVPELKISLSGNSYYSAVRSTAGGAPFRSITVRDTIGDLPAVGNGASKVNLEYESDPISWFQKKIRGEMAVLTEHISKEMNELNLIRCQRIPKRPGADWQCLPDEKVKLSTGQIVDLIPWCLPNTAKRHNQWKGLFGRLDWEGNFPTSITDPQPMGKVGMCFHPDQDRILTVRECARSQGFRDSYQFSGNILHKHRQIGNAVPPTLAYALGRKLKEAVDSKNKEQE, from the exons ATGGGTTCTGCCGCGGCAGCTGAGGCAGCGGAAGCAGCGGCGGTCTTGGAGACCAAAGGTGCCAATGGGGTTAAGCCACCGTCTTCGGCTTCCTCAG GAATGAcgaagaagaagggcaaaccAGCTTCCCAAAAGGCCGCACCTGCCGGCTCTAAAACTAAGAAGCGAGATTTGCCTCAGAGCACTGAAGAGCCTTCCAGGTCTCGGAAAATGCCCAAGCGGGCTGCTGCATGTGCAAACTTTAAGGAGAAGCCTGTTCATATTTCTGAAAAGTCTAATCTTATTGAAACCAAGAAGGATCGAGTAGTGGATCAAGAGACTGATGCTATACTCCTGACTTGTGGCGAGGACCAAGATGCGGCGCGCCCAAACAGAAGGCTGACTGATTTTATTGTGCATGATGAAAGTGGGTCACCCCAGCCCGTTGAGATGTTGGAAGTTGCTGACATGTTTATATCTGGTACTATATTGCCTCTGAATGAAAGTTCTGACAAGGACAAGCAAAGAGGTGTTAGATGTGAAGGTTTTGGGCGAATAGAATCTTGGGACATCTCTGGTTATGAAGAGGGCTCTCCTGTGATATGGCTCTCAACTGATGTTGCTGATTATGATTGTCGTAAACCTGCCAGCACCTATAGGAAGTACCATGATCAATTCTTTGAGAAAGCGCGTGCTTGCATAGAGGTTTACAAAAAGCTGTCAAAATCCAAATCTGACACCACTCTTGATGAATTACTTGCTGGCATTGCTCGATCAATGAGTGGAAGCAAATTCTTTTCTGGTACTGCAGCTATCAAAGAATTTGTTATATCTCAAGGCGAGTTTATCTATGATCAACTGATAGGTTTGGAGGAAGCATCAAAGAAGAATGATCAGCCATTTGCAGAGCTTCCTGTTCTTGTTGCCCTTAGAGATGAGAGCAGAAACTGTGGAGGTTTTGTCCAATCAAAACCAGCAAGTTCAAGTGGTACCCTAAAGATTGGTTCAGAAGATAGAGACGGAGAGACTGGACTGAATACATCTGGTTCATCCATAGTTGAAGCGGAGGAAAACGATGATGTAAAATTGGCAAGACTTTTGCAAGAAGAGGAGTACTGGAAGTCAATGAAACAGAAAAAACGTCAGGGTTCCGCCTCTTTGTCGAGCAAATACTATATCAAAATCAATGAAGATGAACTTGCCAATGATTATCCTCTACCTGCTTATTACAAGACTTCCATTGAAGAAACTGACGAGTTCATAGTTTTTGACAATGACTATGATATCTTAAATGCTGATGACCTTCCTCGAAGCATGCTTCATAATTGGAGTCTGTACAATTCAGACTCAAGATTGATTTCGTTGGAACTTCTTCCGATGAAACCTTGCACAGAAATTGATGTTACGATTTTCGGGTCTGGGGTTATGACTGCAGATGATGGAAGCGGCTTTTCTCTTGATTCTGATGGTTCTTCAAGTGGTCCAGGAGCACAGGATGCTGATGGAATGCCGATTTACTTGAGTGCAATAAAGGAGTGGATGATTGAATTGGGAGCATCAATGGTCTCAATATCAATCCGAACAGATTTGGCGTGGTACAGACTTGGACAGCCATCTAAGCAGTATGCTTTGTGGTATGAACCAATTCTGAAAACAGCAAAGGTTGGTAGAAGCATAATCACTTTGCTGAAAGAGCAAAGTCGAGTAGCACGACTTTCTTTTGCAGATGTTATTAAGAGATTGTCAGGGTTTCCAAAGGACCACTGTGCCTACATTTCTTCTGATCCAGCATTTGTTGAGAGATATGTGGTTGTCCATGGACAGATAATACTGCAACTGTTTTCAGAATTTCCTGATGTGCAGATTAAAAAGTGTCCATTTGTGGTTGGTCTTTCAAACAAAATGGAGGAGAGGCACCATACTAAATGGTTGGTAAAGAAGAAGGTTGTGGAGAAGAGTGGATCAAACTTGAACCCAAGGGCATCCATGGGACCTGTGGTTTCCAAGAAGAAGGCAATGCGGGCTACAACAACAAGGCTGATCAACAGAATCTGGGGGGAGTACTATTTAAATTACTCTCCAGAAGATTCGAATGAGGAGGAAGCTAATGGTGGAaagaaagaggaggaggaagttgAAGAAGAGGAGGGAAAAGAGGATGTAGAAgaggatgaagatgatgagAAAGATAATCCAACGGAACAAGCCCAGAAGCGTAGTTCAATTTCAAGACAAACTAAATCATGCTCCAACAACAAGGAGGTTCTGTGGGATGGGGAGCCTGTGGGAACAACGTGTTCTGGTGAAGCTCTTTATAAGTGTGCCAGTCTTCATGGAGATGAAATTTCTGTTGGTGGTGCAGTCTTGGTAGAACTTGATGGATCAGATGAACTTCCTGCCATTTATTTTGTTGAGTATATGTatgaaacaagaaatggaaGCAAAATGTTTCATGGGAGATTGATGGAGCGAGGATCTCAGACTGTTCTTGGCAACACTGCCAATGAGAGGGAGGTATTTTTGACAAATGAGTGCACAAACTTGGCATTAAAAGATGTTAAAGAGACAGCAGTTGTGGATATCAAATTAATGCCGTGGGGGCATCAATATAGGAAGGAGAATGCAGAAGCTAGCCGAAGAGATAGAGAAAGGGCAGAAGACAGGAAGAAGAATGGATTGCCAACTGAATATTACTGTAAAAGCTTGTATTGCCCAGAGGAAGGTGCTTTCTTTAACCTTTCCCGTGATACCATGGGTCTGGGTTCTGGTGCCTGCCACTCTTGCAAAGTGAACGAAGCTGAGGAGGCCAAGGAGGTTTTTAAAGTGAATTCATCAAAGACTGGTTTTGTATACAGGGGAGCTGAGTACTCAGTTCATGATTATGTCTATGTAAGTCCCCATTTTTTTTCTACGGAAAGGATGGAAACTGAAACTTTCAAGGCTAGTAGGAATTTGGGACTGAGAGCTTATGTTGTGTGCCAAGTGCTGGAGATAATTGGTACGAAGGAATCTAAACGACCTGGACCAGAATCTACCCTGGTTAAAGTTAGAAGGTTTTTCAGACCAGAGGACATTTCGGTTGAGAAGGCATACGGTTGTGATATTAGAGAGGTCTACTACAGTGAAGAAACACACATTGTGACGGTTGATGATATAGAAGGAAAATGTGAAGTCAGAAAGAAGAGTGATCTTCCGGTATGCAATGCTCCTGTCACTTTCGAGCATACCTTCTTCTGTGAGTATCTGTATGATCCTTCTAATGGGTCTATCAAGCAGTTGCCAGCAACCATCAAACTGAGGTACTCAACAGTAGGTGGTGATGTGGAATCTAGGAAGAGGAAGGGGAAAGGCAAAGAAGGAGATGTTTCTGAAGTTGAGAAACAGAGAGCTGATTCTGAGCAGAAACGTCTAGCCACATTAGATATATTTGCCGGGTGTGGTGGCTTGTCTGAAGGGTTGCGTCAGGCTGGCGTTTCATTAACCAAGTGGGCAATTGAGTACGAAGAGCCTGCTGGTGATGCTTTCAAACTGAACCATCCTGAGTCACTGGTGTTTATCAATAACTGCAATGTGATCTTAAGGGCTGTAATGGAGAAATGCGGGGATACAGATGATTGCATCTCGACTTCCGAAGCTGCTGATTTCGCTAAATCACTTGACGAGAAAGTTAAGAATGATCTGCCACTGCCGGGGCAAGTGGATTTCATCAATGGAGGACCTCCGTGTCAGGGTTTCTCTGGAATGAATAGGTTCAACCAAAGCACTTGGAGTAAAGTTCAGTGTGAAATGATTTTGGCATTTTTATCCTTTGCTGACTACTTCCGGCCAAAGTATTTCCTCTTGGAGAATGTGAGGAACTTTGTGTCTTTCAACAAGGGACAGACATTCCGTCTGACTGTGGCTTCACTTCTTGAGATGGGTTACCAGGTGAGGTTCGGTATTCTAGAAGCTGGAGCTTATGGAGTTTCTCAGTCACGAAAGCGAGCATTCATATGGGCAGCTGCGCCAGATGAGATTCTCCCAGAGTGGCCAGAGCCAATGCATGTCTTTGGTGTACCAGAGTTGAAGATCTCATTGTCTGGGAACTCATATTATTCTGCTGTTAGAAGTACTGCAGGTGGAGCTCCTTTCCGTTCCATAACTGTCAGAGACACAATTGGAGATCTCCCAGCTGTAGGGAATGGAGCATCCAAGGTCAATCTGGAGTACGAAAGTGACCCCATATCATGGTTCCAGAAGAAAATCCGAGGGGAGATGGCTGTTCTGACTGAGCACATTTCGAAAGAAATGAACGAGCTGAATCTCATTCGATGCCAGAGGATTCCAAAGCGGCCAGGCGCTGATTGGCAATGTCTTCCAGACGAAAAGGTGAAGCTCTCCACTGGACAGATAGTTGACTTGATCCCATGGTGCCTTCCCAACACGGCCAAGCGCCACAATCAGTGGAAGGGCCTGTTCGGAAGGCTTGACTGGGAAGGCAACTTCCCAACCTCCATCACAGATCCTCAGCCAATGGGGAAGGTGGGAATGTGCTTCCACCCTGACCAGGACAGGATTCTGACAGTTCGGGAATGCGCTCGGTCTCAAGGATTCAGGGATAGCTACCAGTTTTCGGGCAACATTCTTCACAAGCACAGGCAGATTGGAAATGCAGTTCCTCCTACTTTGGCCTATGCGTTGGGACGAAAACTCAAGGAAGCAGTGGACAGCAAGAACAAGGAACAGGAGTAG